In Halobaculum rubrum, the following are encoded in one genomic region:
- a CDS encoding MATE family efflux transporter: protein MNRERLLGVWRRVLSLAWPVMAEQTFRTAMRTTDIVVTAQFSPAAVVAIGLADLYARFPLRIGLGLGGGAIALSSQDTGAAADANRDEAVTQALLMGLLAGVPFVFVGLFLGEPIIALLGADANTAALGGTYLAIVFATAPARHVALIGARSLQGTGDTRTPMYVNVLANALNIAGSVVLGLGLLGAPRLDIVGVGIATAAANVLTAALLLAAMATSWADASLVRPRDTVIARQLLRVSTPRVLEGFSATIAEFPFNALLLGFGTEVNAGFQIGRRMYQQVTGPLSRGYNVAASVVVGQSLGDGDADGARYNGYAVTGLGLATVGVIGVLLVALAPAFVSVFTDDAGTVPHAVAFARVYGATAAFLVAFTVLSGALQGASETRVPLVGRLVGTFGFLLGTTYLVGEVLGFGARGAYLAVGLQYVCMTAIVVWGFRYTNWADRAAEMMAERGSADGDEAEGTGGPEGA from the coding sequence GCGTGGCCCGTGATGGCCGAGCAGACGTTCCGCACGGCCATGCGGACGACCGACATCGTCGTCACCGCGCAGTTCTCCCCCGCGGCGGTCGTCGCCATCGGCCTCGCGGACCTGTACGCCCGGTTCCCGCTCCGCATCGGGCTCGGCCTCGGCGGGGGCGCGATCGCGCTCTCCAGCCAGGACACCGGCGCCGCCGCCGACGCCAATCGCGACGAGGCGGTGACACAGGCGCTCCTGATGGGCCTGCTCGCGGGCGTGCCGTTCGTGTTCGTCGGGCTGTTCCTCGGCGAGCCGATCATCGCACTCCTCGGGGCGGACGCGAACACCGCGGCGCTGGGGGGAACGTACCTCGCCATCGTGTTCGCCACCGCGCCCGCGCGCCACGTCGCGCTCATCGGCGCGCGGTCGCTGCAGGGCACCGGCGACACCCGCACCCCGATGTACGTGAACGTGCTCGCGAACGCGCTCAACATCGCTGGGTCGGTCGTCCTCGGGCTCGGCCTGCTCGGCGCGCCGCGGCTCGACATCGTCGGTGTCGGCATCGCGACCGCCGCCGCGAACGTGCTCACCGCCGCGCTCCTGCTGGCGGCGATGGCGACCTCGTGGGCCGACGCGAGCCTCGTCCGCCCGCGCGACACGGTGATCGCGAGACAGCTCCTCCGGGTGTCGACGCCGCGGGTGCTGGAGGGCTTCTCCGCGACGATCGCGGAGTTCCCATTCAACGCGCTGCTGCTCGGGTTCGGCACGGAGGTCAACGCCGGGTTCCAGATCGGCCGGCGGATGTACCAGCAGGTGACCGGCCCGCTCTCGCGCGGCTACAACGTCGCCGCCAGCGTCGTCGTCGGGCAGTCGCTCGGCGACGGCGACGCCGACGGCGCCCGGTACAACGGCTACGCGGTGACGGGGCTCGGGCTCGCGACCGTCGGCGTCATCGGCGTCCTTCTCGTCGCGCTCGCGCCCGCGTTCGTCTCGGTGTTCACCGACGACGCCGGGACGGTTCCGCACGCGGTCGCGTTCGCCCGCGTGTACGGCGCGACCGCCGCGTTCCTCGTGGCCTTCACCGTCCTCTCGGGGGCGCTTCAGGGCGCCAGCGAGACGCGCGTTCCCCTCGTCGGACGGCTCGTCGGAACGTTCGGCTTCCTGCTGGGAACGACGTATCTCGTCGGCGAGGTGCTCGGTTTCGGCGCACGAGGGGCGTACCTCGCGGTCGGCCTCCAGTACGTCTGCATGACCGCGATCGTCGTCTGGGGGTTCCGCTACACGAACTGGGCGGATCGGGCGGCCGAGATGATGGCCGAACGCGGGAGCGCCGACGGCGACGAGGCCGAAGGCACGGGGGGCCCCGAGGGGGCGTGA
- a CDS encoding MATE family efflux transporter translates to MSLRSRVAAGLDGALPAGWYPTWRRAVGLGAPVTARNGVGQLMRTTDVVISAALSPAAVVGLGIADLFASLPFRASGGVVGASATLTSQDTGAGADANRDEAFTQAALLAALVTLPFALVGISLGAEVLRLVGADAASAREGARYLALVSVPMPLGAFAAVSSATLEATGDTKTPTYVSVPASAFNAGASLVFGLGLLGAPRLGIVGIGAASLVAMTARSLVLVAYAHLRGPVRFVRPRDPTIARQIVRIGVPQSAAGVVTAVAVFPFNTLVLQFGTAANAGYQLAWRVYTQVLAPVGSGVGRGASIVVGQRLGERAAASADDTADGVTDDDTPAAPRDEPGVRGEAGLPVARVATALVVLGGGIALVLGGGVALAAGSIARLLAEDPTVAAAATPFVTVLGLSGVLGITNVVASASLDAAGETRVPLASRVIGMFGGYVGVSWGLYELAGWGIEAAYAGQFACYVLMLAVTAWGLVRTDWVGRATAMLDERGSVGSDG, encoded by the coding sequence GTGTCCCTTCGTTCCCGCGTCGCCGCCGGACTCGACGGCGCGCTGCCGGCCGGGTGGTACCCGACGTGGCGGCGGGCCGTCGGGCTCGGCGCCCCCGTGACCGCCCGCAACGGCGTCGGCCAGTTGATGCGGACGACCGATGTGGTCATCTCGGCGGCGCTGTCGCCGGCAGCGGTCGTCGGCCTCGGCATCGCCGACCTCTTCGCCTCGCTGCCGTTCCGCGCGAGCGGCGGCGTCGTCGGGGCATCCGCGACACTCACGAGCCAGGACACCGGCGCGGGCGCCGACGCCAACCGCGACGAGGCGTTCACTCAGGCGGCCCTGCTGGCGGCGCTCGTGACGCTCCCGTTCGCGCTCGTCGGGATCAGTCTCGGCGCGGAGGTGCTCCGGCTCGTCGGCGCCGACGCCGCGTCCGCCCGGGAGGGTGCGCGCTACCTCGCGCTCGTCTCCGTGCCGATGCCGCTCGGGGCGTTCGCGGCGGTATCGAGCGCGACCTTGGAGGCCACCGGCGATACCAAGACGCCAACGTACGTGTCGGTGCCAGCTTCGGCGTTCAACGCCGGCGCCTCACTCGTGTTTGGCCTCGGCCTGCTCGGCGCGCCCCGGCTCGGTATCGTCGGCATCGGCGCCGCCTCGCTCGTCGCGATGACCGCCCGGTCGCTCGTGCTCGTCGCCTACGCCCACCTGCGGGGTCCGGTGAGGTTCGTCCGTCCGCGCGACCCGACGATCGCGCGCCAGATCGTTCGCATCGGCGTCCCACAGAGCGCCGCGGGCGTCGTCACGGCCGTCGCGGTGTTCCCGTTCAACACGCTCGTGCTTCAGTTCGGAACGGCCGCGAACGCCGGCTACCAGCTCGCGTGGCGGGTGTACACGCAAGTGCTCGCGCCAGTCGGCAGCGGCGTCGGCCGCGGCGCGAGCATCGTCGTCGGTCAGCGTCTCGGCGAGCGCGCCGCCGCGAGCGCGGACGACACCGCCGACGGCGTGACCGACGACGATACGCCGGCGGCTCCGAGGGATGAGCCGGGGGTCCGAGGCGAGGCTGGGCTTCCCGTCGCGCGGGTCGCGACCGCGCTGGTCGTGCTCGGGGGCGGGATCGCGCTTGTACTCGGCGGCGGCGTCGCCCTCGCGGCCGGGTCGATCGCGCGACTGCTCGCCGAGGACCCGACGGTCGCCGCGGCCGCGACCCCGTTCGTCACGGTGCTCGGGCTCTCGGGGGTGCTCGGCATCACCAACGTCGTCGCGTCGGCGTCGCTCGACGCCGCCGGGGAGACGCGCGTCCCGCTGGCCTCGCGGGTGATCGGGATGTTCGGCGGCTACGTCGGGGTGTCGTGGGGGCTGTACGAGCTGGCCGGCTGGGGCATCGAGGCGGCCTACGCCGGTCAGTTCGCCTGCTACGTCCTCATGCTCGCGGTGACGGCGTGGGGGCTCGTCCGGACTGACTGGGTGGGCCGGGCGACCGCCATGCTCGACGAGCGAGGGAGCGTCGGCTCGGACGGGTGA
- the citZ gene encoding citrate synthase, producing the protein MSDELKRGLEGVLVAESDLSFIDGDEGKLVYRGYTIEDLAEHASYEETLYLLWNGELPTESELSAFADAMSAERGLDDDTLETVTRLAAADEEPMAALRTAASSLSAADPDADADPTDPEANVRKARRITAKLPTALAAFARVRDGDEPVEPREDLGHAENFLYMLNGEVPDEVTADVFDQALVLHADHGLNASTFSATVTASTLADMHSAITSAVGTLSGSLHGGANANVMRMLQEVDEADEDPVEWVKRALDEGRRVAGFGHRVYNVKDPRATILGDRSEALGEAAGDRKWYEMSVAIEEYMAEEKGLAPNVDFYSATTYYQMGIPIDVYTPIFAVSRVGGWAAHVMEQFEDNRLIRPRARYVGETDAEWVPIDER; encoded by the coding sequence ATGTCCGACGAACTCAAGCGGGGACTGGAGGGCGTCCTCGTCGCCGAGTCCGACCTCAGCTTCATTGACGGTGACGAGGGGAAACTCGTCTACCGCGGCTACACCATCGAGGACCTCGCCGAGCACGCCTCCTACGAGGAGACGCTGTACCTCCTGTGGAACGGCGAACTCCCGACGGAGTCGGAGCTGTCCGCGTTCGCGGACGCGATGAGCGCCGAGCGCGGCCTCGACGACGACACCCTCGAGACGGTCACGCGCCTCGCGGCGGCCGACGAGGAGCCGATGGCGGCGCTGCGCACCGCGGCGTCGTCGCTGTCGGCGGCCGACCCCGACGCCGACGCCGACCCGACTGACCCCGAGGCGAACGTTCGCAAGGCGCGCCGGATCACGGCGAAACTGCCGACGGCGCTGGCGGCGTTCGCGCGCGTCCGCGACGGCGACGAGCCCGTCGAGCCGCGCGAGGACCTGGGGCACGCCGAGAACTTCCTGTACATGCTCAACGGCGAGGTGCCCGACGAGGTCACCGCCGACGTGTTCGATCAGGCGCTCGTGCTTCACGCCGACCACGGCCTCAACGCCTCCACCTTCTCGGCGACGGTGACGGCGTCGACGCTCGCGGACATGCACTCGGCGATCACCTCCGCGGTCGGCACGCTCTCGGGAAGCCTCCACGGCGGCGCCAACGCCAACGTGATGCGGATGCTCCAGGAGGTCGACGAGGCCGACGAGGACCCCGTCGAGTGGGTGAAGCGGGCGCTCGATGAGGGCCGCCGCGTCGCCGGCTTCGGCCACCGCGTCTACAACGTGAAGGACCCGCGCGCGACGATCCTCGGCGACCGCTCGGAGGCACTCGGCGAGGCCGCCGGCGACCGGAAGTGGTACGAGATGAGCGTCGCCATTGAGGAGTACATGGCCGAGGAGAAGGGCCTCGCGCCGAACGTCGACTTCTACTCGGCGACGACGTACTACCAGATGGGCATCCCGATCGACGTCTACACGCCCATCTTCGCCGTCTCGCGCGTCGGCGGCTGGGCCGCGCACGTGATGGAGCAGTTCGAGGACAACCGGCTGATCCGTCCGCGGGCTCGCTACGTGGGCGAGACGGACGCGGAGTGGGTGCCGATCGACGAGCGGTAG
- a CDS encoding PaaI family thioesterase, giving the protein MSVADLLNGMPFADHLGMEVVEAAEGRAVVELPMREELSSVPGRQIAHGGVTYALADTAAGAAVISLHHKPTPTVDMRMDYLAPATTDLRAEAEVVRDGGTVATAEVTIEDVDGTHVADARGTFKTGGGGDGGAWGVTPGDDSLAE; this is encoded by the coding sequence ATGAGCGTCGCCGACCTGCTCAACGGGATGCCGTTCGCCGACCACCTCGGGATGGAGGTGGTGGAGGCCGCGGAGGGACGCGCGGTCGTCGAACTCCCCATGCGCGAGGAGCTGTCGTCGGTGCCGGGGCGGCAGATCGCCCACGGCGGCGTCACGTACGCGCTGGCGGACACCGCCGCGGGGGCGGCGGTCATCTCGCTACATCACAAGCCGACGCCGACGGTGGACATGCGGATGGACTACCTCGCGCCGGCGACGACCGACCTGCGCGCGGAGGCGGAGGTCGTGCGCGACGGCGGCACCGTCGCCACGGCGGAGGTGACGATCGAGGACGTCGACGGCACCCACGTCGCCGACGCGCGGGGAACGTTCAAGACGGGCGGCGGCGGCGACGGCGGCGCCTGGGGCGTCACGCCCGGCGACGATTCGCTGGCGGAGTAG
- the ubaA gene encoding SAMP-activating enzyme E1 yields the protein MTGLALDSTQLDRYSRHIILDEVGPAGQQALLSGSALVVGAGGLGSPVVQYLAAAGVGRIGIVDDDEVERSNLQRQIVHADADVGRPKAESAAEYVRDLNPDVDVEPHETRLHAANAEELIAGYDVVVDASDNFGTRYLVNDVARLTETPVAHGSIYKFEGQATTLVPEGPCYRCLFPEAPEPGEIPDCASTGVLGVLPGTVGCVQATEAVKLLLDAGEVLDGRLLFYDAMDMTFETVPYRRNPDCPVCGDDPIDSIEGIDYEHGCGVTAD from the coding sequence ATGACCGGACTCGCGCTCGACTCCACCCAACTCGACCGCTACTCGCGGCACATCATCCTCGACGAGGTCGGCCCGGCGGGTCAACAGGCGCTGCTTTCGGGCTCGGCGCTCGTCGTCGGCGCCGGCGGGCTCGGCTCGCCGGTCGTCCAGTACCTCGCGGCCGCCGGGGTCGGCCGCATCGGCATCGTCGACGACGACGAGGTGGAGCGGTCGAACCTCCAGCGACAGATCGTCCACGCGGACGCCGACGTGGGGCGCCCGAAGGCCGAGTCGGCCGCCGAGTACGTCCGCGACCTCAACCCCGACGTGGACGTGGAGCCCCACGAGACGCGGCTGCACGCCGCCAACGCCGAGGAGCTGATCGCCGGCTACGACGTCGTCGTCGACGCCTCGGACAACTTCGGCACGCGCTATCTCGTCAACGACGTGGCGCGCCTGACCGAGACGCCGGTCGCCCACGGCTCCATCTACAAGTTCGAGGGGCAGGCGACCACGCTGGTGCCCGAGGGGCCCTGCTACCGCTGTCTGTTCCCCGAAGCGCCCGAGCCGGGCGAGATCCCCGACTGCGCGAGCACGGGCGTGCTGGGCGTGCTCCCCGGAACCGTCGGCTGCGTGCAGGCGACCGAAGCCGTGAAGCTCCTGCTCGATGCGGGCGAGGTGCTGGACGGTCGGCTCCTGTTTTACGACGCGATGGACATGACGTTCGAGACGGTGCCGTACCGCCGCAACCCGGACTGCCCGGTGTGTGGCGACGACCCCATCGACTCGATCGAGGGGATCGACTACGAGCACGGCTGCGGCGTCACCGCCGACTGA
- a CDS encoding helix-turn-helix domain-containing protein, whose translation MKTLALRLDPDEASTHPMHAFVADHPEFGPTRLLQWNPRIGETNVLLFHIDGPPEPFLPALDGVDTTEVVEPSAESTVDGFYLYVRERLTERDRGLVEAFADENVVVVPPVVYDTDGSMRFSVVGTGDALGRAIDRIPDGVDVSVRRVRSGAGAAVAPGGGLTDRQREVVAAAVDAGYYEEPRGATVADVAERLDCAPSTAAEHIRRAEATLVRGAVDDR comes from the coding sequence GTGAAGACGCTCGCCCTCCGGCTTGACCCCGACGAGGCGTCGACGCATCCGATGCACGCGTTCGTCGCCGACCATCCGGAGTTCGGCCCGACGCGACTGCTCCAGTGGAACCCGCGGATCGGCGAGACGAACGTCCTGTTGTTCCACATCGACGGGCCACCCGAGCCGTTCCTCCCCGCGCTGGACGGCGTCGACACGACGGAGGTCGTCGAACCGTCCGCCGAGTCCACCGTCGACGGCTTCTACCTGTACGTCCGCGAACGCCTCACCGAGCGCGACCGCGGACTCGTCGAGGCGTTCGCCGACGAGAACGTCGTGGTCGTCCCGCCGGTCGTCTACGACACCGACGGCTCGATGCGCTTCTCGGTCGTCGGCACCGGCGACGCGCTCGGACGGGCGATCGACCGAATCCCCGACGGCGTGGACGTGTCGGTCCGTCGGGTTCGCAGCGGCGCCGGCGCGGCGGTCGCTCCCGGCGGGGGACTCACCGATCGCCAGCGCGAGGTCGTCGCCGCCGCAGTCGACGCCGGCTACTACGAGGAGCCGCGGGGTGCGACGGTGGCGGACGTGGCCGAGCGCCTCGACTGTGCCCCGAGCACGGCGGCCGAGCACATCCGGCGGGCGGAGGCCACGCTCGTCCGGGGCGCCGTCGACGATCGATAG
- a CDS encoding NADH-quinone oxidoreductase subunit D, producing the protein MSTQTPAERPDSDDPIAPPDELAELLGDRVIGREEHLNAPGYVIRPDAVQDVLSTLKNEAGYDHLSCVTAQEYENRYESIYHLKAYDDPTREVSVVVPADTDAPRSESAEPVFRTADWHEREAYDLIGIEYDDHPDLRRILLPETWTGHPLSLDYDRTRPQIVRYDENANPLESDTRAERDTDTMMLNIGPHHPATHGVMHLEATLDGEQVVDVEPDIGYIHRCEEQMCQNGTYRHQIMPYPDRWDWGGAGLLNEWAYARVAETLADIGVPEYAQVVRTMSAELSRILSHLLAVGAYALDVAGDFTATFMYAITERETVQNILEDLTGQRLMFNYFRLGGVAWDLPEPREEFFEKTRDFLEELPRRLAEFHDLLTGNEIIQIRTVDTGVLPPEVAKDYGCTGPVLRGSGVDYDLRRDDPYGYYDELDWNVVTQESGDNFARLQVRLREMEESAKIIEQCLDLLEGWPEADRSVQANVPRTIKPDDDTEVYTAVEAAKGELGIYVRADGTDEPARFKIRGPSFSNLQALPEMAEGEHVPDLIASLGSLDTIMGEVDR; encoded by the coding sequence ATGAGCACACAGACGCCAGCGGAACGACCCGACAGCGACGACCCGATCGCGCCACCCGACGAGCTCGCCGAGCTGCTGGGCGATCGCGTGATCGGTCGCGAGGAGCACCTGAACGCGCCCGGCTACGTGATCCGCCCGGACGCAGTACAGGACGTGCTCTCCACGCTGAAGAACGAGGCGGGCTACGACCACCTCTCGTGTGTCACCGCACAGGAGTACGAGAACCGCTACGAGTCCATCTACCACCTGAAGGCGTATGACGATCCGACTCGTGAGGTTTCGGTGGTCGTTCCCGCGGACACCGATGCGCCCCGAAGCGAGTCGGCGGAGCCGGTGTTCCGGACGGCCGACTGGCACGAGCGCGAGGCGTACGACCTGATCGGTATCGAGTACGACGACCACCCCGACCTCCGCCGCATTCTCCTCCCCGAGACGTGGACGGGGCATCCGCTGTCGCTCGATTACGACCGGACCCGTCCGCAGATCGTTAGATACGACGAGAACGCCAATCCGCTGGAGTCGGACACCCGCGCCGAGCGGGACACGGATACGATGATGCTCAACATCGGGCCACACCACCCCGCGACCCACGGGGTGATGCACCTGGAGGCGACACTGGACGGCGAGCAGGTCGTCGACGTGGAGCCGGACATCGGCTACATCCACCGCTGCGAGGAGCAGATGTGTCAGAACGGAACCTACCGCCACCAGATCATGCCGTACCCCGACCGCTGGGACTGGGGCGGCGCCGGCCTGCTCAACGAGTGGGCGTACGCCCGGGTCGCCGAAACGCTCGCGGACATCGGGGTGCCGGAGTACGCGCAGGTCGTTCGGACGATGAGCGCCGAGCTGTCGCGCATCCTCTCGCACCTGCTTGCGGTGGGCGCGTACGCGCTCGACGTCGCCGGCGACTTCACCGCGACGTTCATGTACGCGATCACCGAGCGCGAGACGGTTCAGAACATCCTTGAGGATCTGACGGGCCAGCGGCTCATGTTCAACTACTTCCGCCTCGGCGGGGTCGCGTGGGACCTCCCCGAACCCCGCGAGGAGTTCTTCGAGAAGACCCGCGACTTCCTCGAGGAGTTGCCCCGGCGGCTCGCGGAGTTCCACGACCTGCTCACGGGCAACGAGATCATCCAGATCCGAACCGTCGACACGGGCGTGCTGCCGCCGGAGGTCGCCAAGGACTACGGCTGTACGGGACCGGTCCTCCGCGGCTCCGGCGTCGACTACGACCTCCGCCGCGACGACCCCTACGGCTACTACGACGAACTGGACTGGAACGTCGTCACCCAGGAGTCCGGCGACAACTTCGCCCGACTGCAGGTCCGGCTTCGGGAGATGGAAGAGTCCGCGAAGATCATCGAGCAGTGTCTCGATCTCCTCGAAGGGTGGCCGGAAGCCGATCGCTCGGTGCAGGCGAACGTCCCGAGAACGATCAAACCCGACGACGACACCGAAGTGTACACCGCCGTCGAGGCGGCGAAGGGCGAACTCGGCATCTACGTCCGTGCCGACGGGACGGACGAGCCCGCGCGGTTCAAGATCCGCGGGCCGTCGTTCTCGAACCTTCAGGCGCTGCCCGAGATGGCCGAGGGCGAACACGTGCCCGATCTCATCGCGAGCCTCGGAAGCCTGGACACGATCATGGGCGAGGTCGACCGCTGA
- a CDS encoding NADP-dependent oxidoreductase — translation MSDNRRFHLAKRPEGVPSTDTFDLREVDRPDPGPGEALVRVLYLSVDPYMRDRMRAGESYADPWEVGDPLRGGAVCEVVESNGAGFEPGDTVVGNLPWAEYATASGSDLTPVDTGGLPVSTALGVLGMPGRTAYFGTREVAEPKADDWMVVSGAAGAVGSVVGQLGELQGANVVGIAGSDEKCEWLTDDLGFTAAMNYKEEDVGARLDEVADGVDVYYDNVGGPVTDAVWGRLNVDARVAVCGQIALYNDEELPTGPRKLGKLVEARARVEGLLVRDFAPRFREATEHLAGLVAAGDLQYRETVTEGIENAPDAFLGLFEGENVGKQVVKVAETGE, via the coding sequence ATGTCCGACAACAGACGCTTCCACCTCGCGAAGCGACCGGAGGGCGTACCGAGCACAGACACGTTCGACCTCCGCGAGGTCGACCGCCCCGACCCGGGTCCGGGCGAGGCGCTCGTGCGCGTGCTGTACCTCTCGGTCGACCCGTACATGCGCGACCGGATGCGCGCCGGCGAGTCGTACGCCGACCCGTGGGAGGTGGGTGACCCGCTTCGCGGCGGCGCCGTCTGCGAGGTCGTCGAGTCCAACGGCGCCGGGTTCGAGCCGGGCGACACGGTCGTCGGCAACCTCCCGTGGGCCGAGTACGCGACCGCCAGCGGGTCGGATCTCACGCCGGTCGACACCGGTGGCCTCCCCGTCTCGACGGCGCTGGGCGTGCTGGGAATGCCCGGCCGCACCGCCTACTTCGGCACCCGCGAGGTCGCCGAGCCGAAGGCCGACGACTGGATGGTCGTCTCCGGCGCCGCCGGCGCGGTCGGCTCCGTCGTCGGCCAACTCGGCGAACTGCAGGGCGCGAACGTGGTCGGGATCGCCGGCTCCGACGAGAAGTGCGAGTGGCTCACCGACGACCTGGGCTTCACCGCCGCGATGAACTACAAGGAGGAGGACGTCGGCGCTCGCCTCGACGAGGTCGCCGACGGCGTCGACGTGTACTACGACAACGTCGGCGGCCCCGTCACCGACGCGGTGTGGGGCCGGCTGAACGTCGACGCCCGCGTCGCGGTCTGCGGACAGATCGCCCTGTACAACGACGAGGAACTCCCCACCGGCCCGCGGAAGCTCGGCAAGCTCGTCGAGGCGCGCGCCCGCGTCGAGGGCCTGCTCGTGCGCGACTTCGCCCCGCGGTTCCGCGAGGCGACCGAGCACCTCGCCGGGCTGGTCGCCGCGGGCGACCTGCAGTACCGCGAGACGGTCACGGAGGGCATCGAGAACGCCCCCGACGCGTTCCTCGGGCTGTTCGAGGGCGAGAACGTCGGCAAGCAGGTGGTGAAGGTCGCCGAGACGGGCGAGTAG
- the npdG gene encoding NADPH-dependent F420 reductase, translating to MRIALLGGTGDIGEGLAVRWGRDTDHELLVGSRDPEKARAAADDYAATVAEAGGDATVKGFDNAMAADRADVVVLAVPPYHVADTVEAVAGNLDADDVVVTPAAGMKREDDGFHYHPPGAGSVTALVRDAVPDEVPVVGAFHNLAAGRLSDLSQNLGIDTLVLADDDAAADTVSRLAEEIEGLRALSAGGLSNAAEVESLTPLLINVATNNEDLHDLGVRFD from the coding sequence ATGCGAATCGCGCTGCTCGGCGGCACCGGCGACATCGGCGAGGGGCTCGCCGTGCGCTGGGGCCGCGACACGGATCACGAACTGCTCGTCGGCTCCCGCGACCCCGAGAAGGCCCGCGCCGCGGCCGACGACTACGCCGCGACGGTCGCAGAGGCCGGCGGCGACGCGACTGTCAAGGGCTTCGACAACGCGATGGCGGCCGACCGCGCCGACGTGGTCGTGCTCGCGGTGCCGCCGTACCACGTCGCCGACACGGTCGAGGCGGTCGCCGGCAACCTCGACGCCGACGACGTCGTCGTCACGCCCGCGGCGGGAATGAAACGGGAGGACGACGGCTTCCACTATCACCCGCCGGGCGCGGGCAGCGTGACCGCGCTCGTGCGCGACGCCGTCCCCGACGAGGTGCCGGTCGTCGGCGCGTTCCACAACCTCGCGGCCGGGCGGCTCTCGGATCTCTCGCAGAACCTGGGCATCGACACGCTCGTCCTCGCCGACGACGACGCGGCCGCCGACACCGTCTCGCGGTTGGCCGAGGAGATCGAGGGACTGCGCGCGCTGTCGGCGGGCGGGCTCTCGAACGCCGCGGAGGTGGAGTCGCTGACGCCGCTGCTGATCAACGTCGCGACGAACAACGAGGACCTGCACGACCTGGGCGTCCGGTTCGACTGA
- a CDS encoding DUF7534 family protein translates to MSERGSDDGQDGNGRGDDGQDGNGRGDDGQDGNGRGDDGQDGNGRGDDRRTRIARLVRFLTFVAMLDLLALALATQFVPPDRLTLALTVGPMLVVSPVLAYWFVYKRGGAVGR, encoded by the coding sequence GTGAGCGAGCGAGGCAGCGACGACGGACAGGACGGTAACGGGCGGGGCGACGACGGACAGGACGGTAACGGGCGGGGCGACGACGGACAGGACGGTAACGGGCGGGGCGACGACGGACAGGACGGTAACGGGCGGGGCGACGACCGACGGACCCGGATCGCGCGACTCGTTCGATTCCTCACCTTCGTGGCGATGCTCGACCTGTTGGCGCTGGCGCTCGCGACGCAGTTCGTCCCGCCGGACCGCCTGACGCTGGCGCTTACGGTCGGGCCGATGCTGGTGGTGTCGCCGGTGCTGGCGTACTGGTTCGTGTACAAGCGCGGCGGTGCGGTCGGGAGGTGA
- a CDS encoding TIGR01548 family HAD-type hydrolase, translated as MRVDTVVLDVDGVLVDVADSYRRAVVESVERLYGDTLPREDLQPFKDAGGFNNDWELSDAVALYVLARERGLDADVAGFTAAIAANGTGLAGARATIRDALGDDAADEIEAQWDPDALRETFQALYLGAELYRDIEGGEPPFEAPGFIHDEPVILTEATVEALADRYPVCVLTGRPAAEADIALDRVGLDVAADRRFTMDDWEEGKPHPRALVTLAERTDADTVAFVGDTLDDVRTAVNADAADDSTAYYGIGVLTGGLTGDDGRARYADAGAGAVVESVNDLPDLLE; from the coding sequence ATGCGAGTCGACACGGTCGTGTTGGACGTGGACGGCGTGCTCGTCGACGTGGCGGATTCGTACCGTCGGGCGGTCGTCGAGAGCGTCGAGCGGCTGTACGGCGACACCCTTCCCCGGGAGGACCTCCAGCCGTTCAAGGACGCCGGCGGCTTCAACAACGACTGGGAGCTGAGCGACGCCGTCGCGCTGTACGTGCTCGCCCGCGAGCGCGGACTCGACGCCGACGTCGCGGGGTTCACCGCCGCGATCGCCGCCAACGGAACCGGCCTCGCGGGCGCCCGCGCGACGATCCGCGACGCTCTCGGCGACGACGCGGCCGACGAGATCGAAGCCCAGTGGGACCCCGACGCGCTGCGCGAGACGTTCCAGGCGCTGTACCTCGGGGCCGAACTGTACCGCGACATCGAGGGCGGGGAGCCGCCGTTCGAGGCGCCGGGGTTCATCCACGACGAGCCGGTGATCCTGACGGAAGCGACCGTCGAGGCGCTCGCCGACCGCTACCCGGTGTGCGTCCTCACGGGCCGCCCCGCCGCGGAGGCGGACATCGCCCTCGACCGCGTCGGCCTCGACGTGGCCGCGGACCGCCGGTTCACGATGGACGACTGGGAGGAGGGCAAGCCTCATCCCCGGGCGCTCGTGACGTTAGCCGAGCGAACCGACGCCGACACCGTCGCGTTCGTCGGCGACACCCTCGACGACGTGCGCACCGCGGTCAACGCCGACGCCGCGGACGACTCGACCGCCTACTACGGGATCGGCGTCCTCACGGGCGGACTCACCGGCGACGACGGTCGAGCGAGGTACGCCGACGCCGGCGCCGGCGCCGTCGTCGAGAGCGTGAACGACCTGCCGGACCTGCTGGAGTGA